The nucleotide window GCTCGTGGAGCGCTGGCGGCAGACCTACAACCGGATTCGGCCCCACAGCGCCCTGGGCTATCGTCCGCCGGCACCGGAAGCCATCGCGCCACGGTGCGCGTGAGTCACATTGCAAGTGGTACAACTACAGGGGGCAGGTCAGGACCGGATAGCTCTATGAATTCGGCGGCTCACAAGTGGATCAGGGTGAGCGAAACGGGGCCAGCGTATGAGCGCTTCACCATCTATGCCGACCCCGCCACAATTACCAGAAGCGGGAACACGGTGAGGATGTCGTCGGTGATTGACTCCGCAAGAATCCCCGGCACTGTATCGGATAGACCCCGCGTCTCCTGGAAAGACGAATGGGAATACGATTGCCAAGAGAAGCGGCACAGACCGCGTCATTTTACAGAGTATTCTGGAAGAATGGGAACCGGTGACAAAATGTACAGTCACACTGTGCCGGTGTTTTTCTGGATACTAGTGGCACCTGGAAGCGTCGGCGAGAATCTTTGGAAGATAGCCTGCGGGAAGGAGTGAGGCGAACTCCTGCCGTGAACTCGGGTCTAGATCGGAGCAGCGACCATGCTGTAGCTATCTCGCCAGCACTCCGACGGTTGCTCCCTCTCAGCGTTGTTCAGAATGTACCTGCTCCCCACTACTTCTACATCACTGGAGAGATGACGGTAAGGGATGTAAAAAGCAAATCGAGGAATAATGCGCTTGAGATTCAGATTCAAGCAGTCCCACCAAGGATCGTCTTAATCGTGCCAGCCGAGCGGACATCGCGTGCATGTCACCGTTCAGCTTCGGTCATGTCGGTAACGTCTTCGAGTTCCTCAATCCCAGCTTCTGCCTTTCCTCTCCCCGACGACGGATGTAAGCCATATTTCTTGAGCATCTTGTAAAAATCCGCCCGATATCGTCCCGCAAATTGCGCAGCTCGCGAAATGTTGCCGCCAGTCAATTGCAACACATTCTTGAGGTAGGTTTTTTCGAATTCCTCTTTCGCTTCCGTCAACGATTTAAGCGGAGAATCCGCTGCAAATCCCACTGACGGAAGCAGATCCGGCGTGATCATATCTTGCCGACACATCACCACCGCTTTCTCCACTGCATTCTCAAGTTCACGCACGTTACCTGGCCATGGGTTTGTCACAAGACGCTGAAGCGCCGCTGGAGTAAATCCTCGCATATCCTTATTTGCGCGCTTTCCACTGGATGTTAGAAACAGTTGTGCGAGAAGGGGAATGTCGTCCCGGCGGTCGCGCAGGGGAGGAATGAACAACGGGACGACGGAAATCCTGTAATAGAGATCGTTGCGGAATGACCCGCGTTTCACTGCTTCGCCGAGATCCTTGTTTGTTGCCGCGATGATCCGCACATCCACCTTCGTCGCCGTGTCGGCCCCCACCTCCCGTACTTCCCGCTCTTGCACCGCGCGGAGGAGCTTGACTTGCATGGAAAGTGGCATCTCCCCGATCTCATCCAGGAAAAGCGTGCCTCCATGCGCGCTCTGGAACAATCCGCGTTTGGGCCCGTGAGCGCTCGTAAACGCTCCTCGCACATGCCCAAAGAGTTCACTTTCAAAGAGGGTTTCGGGGATTGCCGCACAATTAAGCGCAACAAAGGGGCCTTTACTTCGGCGGCTGTTGGAGTGAAGCACGCGCGCCAGCACTTCTTTACCAGTCCCAGTTTCTCCAAACAGCAAAATAGTCGCGTCCGAATCGGCAACTTGAACCACTTGTTGCAAGAGCCGCTGCATCGACGGACTGCGGGCCACGACATTTTCCATCCCGTACAATTCCTTGACGAGAGACTTCAGCCTTTGGATTTCTCGGCTCATGCGCTGCTGGGAAAGTCCTTCTTCAATTTTTGTTTTAAGTTCTTTGTCATCGAACGGCTTGGTCAGGTAACCGAATGCGCCGCGTTGCACTGCCTCCACCGCGTTGGGAATGCTTCCGTGTGCCGTGAGGATAATGACCGGAAGGCCGGGATGGATCCGTAACAGTTCTTCAGCCACATCAAGTCCATCTTCTCCTCTGAGGCGGAGATCCGTAATCGCTAAGTCGAAGCGATCCTTCTTCGCCGCATCCACTGCATCACGGCCGGTCGTACAGGCGGTCACGGTAAAGCCCATGGCCGACAGGCGCATTTTAACAAGCTGCAACAAACCCTCTTCGTCATCGATCACGAGAATGTGTTCTTGTTCCATGAGCTTCCTTATTATTGTGGTTACTGTGCTGGTGGTTGTTGGTCCAATCCGGGAGGAGACGGCGGCACGACCGTTGAGGGTGGTCGGATAGGCCTGATCTTGTCTCGCATCTCCTGGTCAATCCTCTTCAAGGCTTCGAGCTGACTCGTAAGTTCTTCGATTTTTTTATCACGCTCGGTTACTTGCTTCTGAAGCGCCTGAACGGCCGCCGCCTCCGTACCAGCTTTTGGTGACTCACGTTTGCTCGTGAGCGCCTCCATTTTTCGGTCCCGGTCGGCAAGGTCTCGCTGTAGCGCCTCGACGTTCTGTGAGTCCGCATCTTTCATGGCCTTCAATTGCTGGATCACAAGCTCACGGTCTAGCAAGTCCCGCACCAGACGATCTGACACCTGGCCAAGGGCTGCATGGGCATCGGAAATTGCTGGGGCAGTCATAACCGATGAAAACCACGAGCGGTCTGTTGGTGCCGGATCTTGCAACAATTGGAGCCATAATCGGCTGGATGAGGCCAGTTGGCTTTTTGGTGCGACCGAAATTACTTTGTCGAAATACTTCGCCGCTGCTTCACGACTCTCGTACAAGCCTAACAGGGCTCGTGTGAAATATACGTGATCACAGGTGTTATGTTCCGTGCATTTGCCTGCCAAGGCATCCTGTTTTTTCGCCAGAGCGTGAAGTGCCTTTATGTCTGCAGGCTCTACTGCAAAGTACGGGTGCGAGGTCGGGGGAGGAGTCGACCATGACGCACAGCCCCACATGACGCACATGGGAATCGTCTGGGCAATGACCCTGAGGCGTGCAAAGGTCATCATGAAGAGGCTCCCGGTTTCGTCAACCGTAGGATAAACCGGACAGTGGTTCCTTTCTTTAATTCGCTCTCGATCCAAATGCGTCCGCCGTGAGCTTCAACGACTTTTTTGGCCAAGGCCAGCCCAAGTCCGCTGCCTGCAGTGGAGTGCTTGGTCTTCGTGCGTCCCTGGTAAAACCGTTCGAAAATATGTGGCAGATCTTCCGGTACGATCCCGGGACCACTGTCCGAGACAGAGACTTCAAGGACACCTGCTTGAGAGTCCGGTTTCATCTGTACTTTGACGATGCCGCCTTCCGAACTGAATTTCAAGGCGTTCGAGAGTAGATTATCGAGGACCTGTTCAATCCGAAGCGCATCGGCTTTAACCCATGCGCGTTGCGGAGGCGATTCGACCACCAGTTGGACGTGCTTCGCATCGGCCAGGAGGCGCACTTTATTGACGGAAATATCTGTGACACGCTTCAAGTCCGTCGGCACAATGCGGTATTCCATCATACCCGCTTCCATTTTCGAGAGATCCAATATCGTTGAGATCAGATGAATCAAACGGCGGCTGCTATCAGCCATGATTCGCAGCGTCGTGCGCTGTTCCTGCACAAGTGGGCCGGGAATCTCGTCCAGCAGGAGATGAGTCCCCTCCTGTATCGAGGCCATCGGGGTCCGCAACTCGTGGGAGACATGGGCTAAAAATTCGGCCTTCATGTCATCGAGCTCCTGCAGCTTTTGACCCATCCAATTCACTGTATCGACCAAGTTGCGCAGCTCGCTCGGGGCTTGAATTTGAAGCGAAGTCCGGAAATTTCCTTGTCCGATCTGTTTGATGTGACCTTGCAGTTGACGTAATGGACGAAGGATGGTGTAACTGGCAATCCCGGCTAAGCCGATTCCAAATACTAAGGCAACAAGGACGAGTTGTTCAGTCACTGCCTCAGCTTGTGCCGAACTTTCCCGCGAACGGCTGACCCCGACACTCAGACTCGCTTCGTGCAGATCGATATAATTTTGAAGCGTCGCTGTCATACGGTCTGTCAGCGCATCGCGACGAACTTCATATCCTGATGATGGTGCGGCAGAAGCCCCTTTACCATTTTCCAATTCTGTATAAAACATCGTCAAACGCTCTTGCTGAAGCCGCTTTACATCGTGAAGAATCCGTTGGCCTTGAACGGAAGCTTCCTGGGTCTCGAGCGACTCTATTCCTCGCTGAAACTCGTCCACCTCCTCATCAAAGTGCTGGAGGAATGTGGCATCTCGAACGGCCAAGTACTTCTTTTCACTATTCAGCTGATCGAAGAGAGATCCAAGCAATCGCTTCGCCGACTCGATAGCGGGGTAATGGTGGGAAGCCATATCCGCACTCAAGGCCGTGAGTTGTCTTAGCTGAAATAATGCGTAGAGGTTGACGCCCGCCATTACCACGATGATAACGACGGAGGTCAGAACGATTCGCCAGAATATTGAAAGACGCACCAGAGACCAGCTTTCCAGAAATGATTGATCAGGTTGAACCGAAGCAGGTGTAGGTAAATCCATACACTATTTCGTTCTCTGGCTCAAGTACTTCTCTTAAGTTGGACTAGCCTCGGAAAAATCCAATCCACAGGACCAGTCGAAAAATGACGCGGATTGCTTTGCTTTTGGGGTTCTTGCGTAATGACGTCAGTCCCTTATCTCAAAACGGCCAGTGAACGCACGCTGGCGACGTGACGATCCGTGGAGGGATGCAAACAGATGGCCACGAAACAGGAGAATCCCCACCATGAGGGGTGGCGTCAGGCAGAACGTCAATACCCAACTCACTGATGGAGCGATGCCCAGATAGGTGACCCATCCATCGAGAATTGTTATTGGCACCATCAGCAGTTGTAAAAAATCCAACCCGGCCCCTCTCCCTATCCGACGAGACAAATCAAAAACTGTTTGGAGCCCGACAGGAGACAGCACGAACGGGACAAGGATCAGCAACCACGGAGTAAACCACTCGATCCAATTCTCGAGTACAAAGTCATAACAGCTTTTCAATACGTCGAGTGGAGAATCATGTCGGACTTGGTAGATTACCTCCGGTGCGGGGTTCAGTAAAAGGAAGAGGAGCAGTAGTACTGCATACGAAAGCACTGGCCCATACGGATTAGCCTGAATGGTCATGTCCAGCGCCATAAGCGGCAGCCATAAGACGAAGCCGACCCCAATCACGTCCCAGAAATAGTGACCAAGGCTCGCGAACACGTCCTGTACGGTCAGTGTCCGCGCCTGAGCGATCGATTGCTCGATTAAGCTGAGCGTGGCTCCAACGAAGAGGGCATTCACCGCTCCCAGGATCAAACCACCGGCGA belongs to Nitrospiraceae bacterium and includes:
- a CDS encoding HAMP domain-containing sensor histidine kinase, with the translated sequence MDLPTPASVQPDQSFLESWSLVRLSIFWRIVLTSVVIIVVMAGVNLYALFQLRQLTALSADMASHHYPAIESAKRLLGSLFDQLNSEKKYLAVRDATFLQHFDEEVDEFQRGIESLETQEASVQGQRILHDVKRLQQERLTMFYTELENGKGASAAPSSGYEVRRDALTDRMTATLQNYIDLHEASLSVGVSRSRESSAQAEAVTEQLVLVALVFGIGLAGIASYTILRPLRQLQGHIKQIGQGNFRTSLQIQAPSELRNLVDTVNWMGQKLQELDDMKAEFLAHVSHELRTPMASIQEGTHLLLDEIPGPLVQEQRTTLRIMADSSRRLIHLISTILDLSKMEAGMMEYRIVPTDLKRVTDISVNKVRLLADAKHVQLVVESPPQRAWVKADALRIEQVLDNLLSNALKFSSEGGIVKVQMKPDSQAGVLEVSVSDSGPGIVPEDLPHIFERFYQGRTKTKHSTAGSGLGLALAKKVVEAHGGRIWIESELKKGTTVRFILRLTKPGASS
- a CDS encoding integrase core domain-containing protein, whose product is LVERWRQTYNRIRPHSALGYRPPAPEAIAPRCA
- a CDS encoding sigma-54 dependent transcriptional regulator; the encoded protein is MEQEHILVIDDEEGLLQLVKMRLSAMGFTVTACTTGRDAVDAAKKDRFDLAITDLRLRGEDGLDVAEELLRIHPGLPVIILTAHGSIPNAVEAVQRGAFGYLTKPFDDKELKTKIEEGLSQQRMSREIQRLKSLVKELYGMENVVARSPSMQRLLQQVVQVADSDATILLFGETGTGKEVLARVLHSNSRRSKGPFVALNCAAIPETLFESELFGHVRGAFTSAHGPKRGLFQSAHGGTLFLDEIGEMPLSMQVKLLRAVQEREVREVGADTATKVDVRIIAATNKDLGEAVKRGSFRNDLYYRISVVPLFIPPLRDRRDDIPLLAQLFLTSSGKRANKDMRGFTPAALQRLVTNPWPGNVRELENAVEKAVVMCRQDMITPDLLPSVGFAADSPLKSLTEAKEEFEKTYLKNVLQLTGGNISRAAQFAGRYRADFYKMLKKYGLHPSSGRGKAEAGIEELEDVTDMTEAER